The genomic interval ACACCATCGGGCGTGTCGGGTCCTGCCGGTTCCCGCCGGGGGAGGCCAAGGAGGAATCCAGAGGAAGATGTCGAATAACAGGGGACAAAGCGGACAGGCGAGGGGGAGTGGCTGCCACAAGGTGCCCGAGCTGGGGGAGCTCAAGCAGGAAATAGCCCGCATATACAACCAGGTGAACCAGGAAGCGTTCGAGATCGGGGTCAGGCGGCTGCGGGTGGACATCGTCGGTACCAAGATCGTGGTGCTGGCGGATCACAAGCGCATCCGGGGCCTGGACTATCTGGACCGGGTGAACCGGGCGGCCTCGCGCATGGCCGACGTGGCCTTGCTGGACGCCTTCAAGGAACGGATGCGGGAGGAGCTTGAGCGCCAGCTTCCCTGGCTCGGGGTCAGGAGCATCCTCAAGGATTACGACCCGGAGGCCGAGATCGCGGGGACCATCATCGTGATGGACAAGCCCCTCACGGGCGAGTGAGCCGCCCGGCGTGAGAAGAGGGGGATTGTCCGCCCGCCGCCGACCGGACAGAAAGTTGCGGTCAGGCGGCAGGGTGGCGCCGCGTGGTGCGAGTCGCCGGATCGCAAAGGGCTGGCAGGTGTAGGGAGCTTCGGGCCGAAGAGCCTGCAAACCGCCGGTCTTGGGTAGACCGTTTACCCGGGCCGGCGGTTTTCGTTTACGGCGAGGCCTGCCCCCAGGGCAGGACCCGCCGCGGCGGGCCCGTGGGAAGCCGGCAGTCCGGTCAAAGGAGGTAGGAAAGAGCATGGATGTGCCGCGGGTGAACGACGTGTTGATGGCCCTGGACGCCATCACGGGGGGGCGGGTGGTGACCGACCTGGGTCAGCTTGCCCGCACCGGCAACCGGTTCGTGGTCATCAAGTCCTCGGGAATCCCGGGCAAGGCGGTGATGGAGACGCCCGGGCTGGTATTCGGCGATCCGGATCAGCCGGTGCGGAAGCTGGCGGTCACCATGACCCTCACCGAGTCCCAGATAGAGCTGGCGGGAGCCATGGACATCGACGCCATCGTGGCCCACC from Bacillota bacterium carries:
- a CDS encoding Na-translocating system protein MpsC family protein; amino-acid sequence: MSNNRGQSGQARGSGCHKVPELGELKQEIARIYNQVNQEAFEIGVRRLRVDIVGTKIVVLADHKRIRGLDYLDRVNRAASRMADVALLDAFKERMREELERQLPWLGVRSILKDYDPEAEIAGTIIVMDKPLTGE